In a single window of the Chondrocystis sp. NIES-4102 genome:
- a CDS encoding calcium/proton antiporter, CaCA family protein: protein MLNKNTIFLILLIFVPISIAAHLLEWGETIVFVTAALAIIPLASYMGTATEEIAVVTGPNIGGLLNATFGNATELILAFIALKAGFVGVVKATITGSIVSNLLLVMGLSMLLGGIRFKEQKFQPTVARLNASSMNLAVVALLLPTAVDFTSSGIEEQTLQNLSVAVAIILIVVYLLTLLFSMKTHAYLCEVADTDLDEGGEGEPKVNLGFWIMILLVVTLTVAFESELLVDSLEVATEELGLSKLFTGVILLPIIGNAAEHATAVTVAMKNKMDLSVSVAVGSSMQIALFVAPVLVIAGWAIGQPMDLNFNPFELVAVAVAVLIANSISSDGESNWLEGGLLLATYAVLTLAFFFHPVVEGII from the coding sequence ATGTTGAATAAAAATACGATCTTCTTAATTCTACTAATATTCGTTCCCATTTCTATTGCTGCACATTTATTGGAATGGGGGGAAACCATAGTATTTGTTACCGCAGCCTTGGCAATTATCCCCTTGGCATCCTATATGGGGACAGCTACAGAGGAAATTGCCGTAGTAACAGGCCCTAATATTGGTGGGTTATTAAATGCAACTTTTGGCAATGCCACAGAATTGATTTTAGCTTTTATCGCCCTTAAGGCGGGTTTTGTTGGTGTGGTGAAAGCAACAATCACAGGGTCAATTGTCAGTAACCTCCTGTTGGTTATGGGTTTATCTATGCTTTTAGGGGGAATACGCTTTAAGGAACAGAAATTCCAGCCAACGGTGGCTCGTCTTAATGCTTCTTCGATGAATTTGGCGGTGGTTGCTTTACTTTTACCTACTGCGGTTGATTTTACTTCTTCAGGTATCGAAGAGCAGACTTTGCAAAACTTATCTGTAGCGGTAGCAATTATTTTAATTGTAGTTTACCTACTTACTTTGCTCTTTTCTATGAAAACCCATGCTTATCTTTGTGAGGTGGCTGATACGGATTTAGATGAAGGGGGCGAGGGAGAGCCTAAAGTAAATCTGGGGTTTTGGATTATGATCCTTTTAGTTGTAACCCTGACAGTTGCCTTTGAATCTGAATTGTTAGTAGACTCTTTGGAAGTAGCTACCGAGGAGTTGGGCTTAAGTAAATTATTTACTGGGGTAATTTTACTCCCAATTATTGGTAATGCTGCTGAACACGCGACCGCAGTAACAGTAGCTATGAAGAATAAAATGGACTTGTCTGTATCTGTGGCGGTAGGTTCAAGTATGCAGATTGCTTTATTTGTTGCACCAGTATTAGTAATTGCAGGTTGGGCAATTGGTCAACCAATGGATCTTAATTTTAATCCTTTTGAATTAGTGGCTGTAGCAGTTGCAGTTTTAATTGCTAATTCTATTAGTTCGGATGGTGAATCTAATTGGTTGGAAGGTGGTTTATTGCTCGCTACCTATGCCGTCTTAACCCTGGCTTTCTTCTTCCATCCTGTGGTTGAAGGCATAATTTAA
- a CDS encoding glutaredoxin has product MLNFFNSLLNRHPEKLKAKVEIYTWATCPFCIRAKLLLWWKSVNFTEYKIDGDELAREKMAKRANGKRTVPQIFVNDQHIGGCDDLYELDARKQLDSLLTDGYILK; this is encoded by the coding sequence ATGCTCAATTTTTTCAATTCTCTGTTAAATCGTCACCCAGAAAAACTAAAAGCTAAGGTAGAAATATATACTTGGGCTACTTGTCCATTTTGCATTCGTGCCAAATTACTCTTGTGGTGGAAAAGTGTAAACTTCACTGAATATAAAATCGATGGTGATGAGCTTGCAAGGGAAAAAATGGCAAAGCGTGCTAATGGGAAAAGGACTGTACCACAGATTTTTGTTAATGATCAACATATAGGTGGGTGCGATGATCTTTATGAATTAGATGCTCGCAAACAGTTAGACTCATTACTAACTGATGGATATATTCTTAAATAA
- a CDS encoding aldo/keto reductase, which produces MQTRTLGTSDIQITPILMGTWQAGKRMWTGIDDEESIKAIRAAVEAGITTIDTAEIYGEGHSEQVIAQAVSSKRDRLVYASKVFANHLKYDQVITACETSLKNLNTDYIDLYQIHWPSGSFNSEIVPIEETMKALNKLKADGKIRAIGVSNFSRAQLAQAAEYGRIDSLQPPYSLFWRKIEEDAVPYCIENNISVLAYSPMAQGLLTGKFALDHQFAEGDHRVANVLFQGDNFKRAHQALEELEPIAKSHNCTLAQLALAWLIAQPQTNAIAGARNEQQAVDNAHAGNVSLTVDQLQEIDRIGRQVTDHLDDNPVMWDW; this is translated from the coding sequence ATGCAAACCAGAACCTTAGGAACATCCGATATTCAGATTACCCCGATTTTAATGGGGACTTGGCAAGCAGGGAAAAGAATGTGGACGGGAATTGATGACGAGGAGAGTATTAAAGCAATTCGTGCTGCTGTGGAGGCGGGAATAACCACCATCGACACCGCAGAGATTTATGGTGAAGGACATTCAGAACAAGTTATTGCTCAAGCCGTATCCTCAAAACGCGATCGCCTGGTATATGCCTCGAAGGTATTTGCTAATCATCTCAAATATGATCAAGTAATTACTGCCTGTGAAACATCCCTAAAAAATCTTAATACCGATTATATAGATCTTTATCAGATTCATTGGCCCAGTGGATCTTTTAATAGTGAAATAGTACCTATTGAAGAGACGATGAAGGCTTTAAACAAGTTAAAAGCAGATGGTAAAATCAGAGCCATTGGGGTTTCTAACTTTTCCCGCGCTCAATTAGCCCAAGCAGCAGAATATGGCAGAATTGATAGTTTACAACCGCCTTATTCCTTATTTTGGCGCAAAATAGAAGAGGATGCCGTACCCTACTGTATTGAAAATAATATTTCGGTTTTGGCATATTCACCGATGGCGCAAGGACTCTTAACAGGAAAATTTGCTTTAGATCATCAATTTGCTGAGGGTGATCATCGTGTTGCTAACGTTTTGTTTCAAGGGGATAACTTTAAACGCGCCCACCAGGCTTTAGAAGAGCTAGAACCTATTGCCAAAAGTCATAATTGTACCTTGGCTCAACTGGCTTTAGCTTGGTTAATTGCTCAACCACAAACAAATGCGATCGCAGGAGCAAGAAATGAGCAACAAGCAGTAGATAATGCTCATGCAGGTAACGTTAGTCTAACAGTTGACCAACTGCAAGAAATTGATCGTATTGGCAGACAAGTAACCGATCATCTTGATGATAATCCTGTTATGTGGGATTGGTAG
- a CDS encoding putative metal-dependent phosphohydrolase, which produces MMKSWHSLIHKFEGWRRKYQHYSSWLWSLDFRRLISSLFIDKLSLSRYRPKKNAIKLRNCLFVLIFSIISLTSVVGYRFYNQPQLTVGKIAPVTIKAPHTAQFEDTKTTLEKRQEVQTGIIPILKRNESLTQEITDNLDLYLESIDRLRNLTEPFPFFDPQALSISSQKYIRLCPESEFQAILASVDENYREKNLALENSPNFNVQLQRVATELKAYRALTSASDFNTLIAQITLTRHRYAQALRKLPRKKATHFNEQEMMLLLDLTEKDWQTTKSTMSVAVNRILAQGIAEGIPSNVLEQAVIAQISPDIPTTTASFACNLLLEILKPNLEVDRDATRNIAEKAAMAINSVIVEINQGEVIVEKGARISQADFVLLDGFKLSQRAFNWSGLRLSATFVCAIIGLFLLIQRQIHTHLRHRDYLLLCLLSLTAPLLSVFEIPHSSLPAIGLLVSSFYSPVLGVCEVLLVTALVIFSTQPLNSAYLFAACVGGLIAAGFAGKLRSREAMAKLGIMVGLAQLLVYLSSNLMVSASPTTIWSAILPDALNCGLFGVVWSVIAIGISPYLERFFDLITPIRLAELSNPNLPLLKRLATETPGTFQHTMFVASLAETAARELNCNVELVRAGTLYHDIGKMHDPLSFIENQMGGVNKHDRINDPWISAEIIKKHVSEGLVMARKYRLPKAIRDFIPEHQGTLLIAYFYHQAQQQAQLEGKTVLESDFRYVGPIPQSRESGILMLADGSEAALRSLKDVTHKQAITTIQKIFKSRWHDGQLSDSGISYDELPIIAEIFVRVWQQFNHKRIIYPKAALEIKPNPRQD; this is translated from the coding sequence ATGATGAAAAGCTGGCATTCATTAATTCACAAATTTGAGGGATGGCGAAGAAAGTATCAACATTACAGTAGCTGGCTGTGGAGTCTAGACTTTAGACGGCTAATATCAAGCCTATTTATTGATAAATTGAGTTTGAGTAGGTATAGACCCAAAAAAAATGCTATAAAACTGCGAAATTGCTTATTTGTTTTAATTTTTAGCATAATTTCTTTAACTAGCGTCGTTGGGTATCGCTTTTACAATCAACCGCAATTAACCGTGGGCAAAATTGCTCCTGTAACCATCAAAGCTCCTCATACTGCACAATTTGAAGATACTAAAACTACTTTAGAAAAACGTCAAGAAGTTCAAACGGGAATTATTCCCATACTTAAACGCAATGAAAGTCTGACGCAGGAAATTACTGATAATCTTGATCTCTATTTAGAAAGTATTGATCGTTTAAGAAATTTAACTGAACCTTTTCCTTTTTTCGATCCTCAAGCCCTATCAATATCTAGCCAAAAATACATTCGATTATGCCCCGAATCTGAATTTCAAGCAATTTTAGCTTCAGTTGACGAAAATTATAGAGAGAAAAACTTAGCCTTAGAAAACAGCCCCAATTTTAATGTGCAATTACAGAGGGTGGCTACTGAGTTAAAAGCTTATCGCGCACTTACTTCTGCGTCGGATTTTAATACTCTAATTGCCCAGATTACCCTAACTCGACATCGTTATGCTCAGGCTTTGCGGAAACTACCGAGAAAAAAAGCTACCCATTTTAATGAGCAAGAAATGATGCTGCTGTTAGATTTAACCGAAAAAGATTGGCAAACTACCAAAAGCACCATGTCTGTTGCGGTGAATCGAATTCTAGCCCAAGGAATTGCTGAAGGTATCCCTTCCAATGTTTTAGAACAAGCAGTTATAGCCCAGATAAGTCCAGATATACCCACAACCACTGCAAGTTTTGCCTGCAATCTGTTACTAGAAATTTTAAAGCCTAATTTAGAAGTAGACCGAGATGCAACCAGAAATATTGCTGAAAAGGCTGCTATGGCTATTAATTCGGTGATAGTTGAAATTAATCAGGGTGAAGTAATTGTTGAAAAAGGAGCAAGAATTAGCCAGGCGGATTTTGTCTTATTAGATGGGTTTAAACTGAGTCAAAGGGCTTTTAATTGGTCAGGATTAAGACTATCTGCCACTTTTGTTTGTGCAATCATTGGCTTGTTTTTATTAATTCAAAGACAAATTCATACTCATTTACGCCATCGTGACTATCTTTTATTGTGTTTATTGAGTTTAACTGCACCATTATTGAGTGTTTTTGAAATTCCCCATAGTAGTTTGCCAGCTATCGGTTTACTGGTAAGCAGTTTTTATAGCCCTGTTTTAGGGGTTTGCGAAGTATTGTTAGTTACAGCACTAGTAATCTTTAGTACTCAGCCCTTAAATTCAGCTTATTTATTTGCTGCTTGTGTTGGCGGATTAATTGCAGCAGGTTTTGCGGGTAAATTGCGATCGCGCGAAGCTATGGCAAAATTAGGGATTATGGTGGGTTTGGCGCAATTATTGGTGTATTTAAGTAGTAATTTGATGGTTAGTGCCAGTCCTACCACTATTTGGTCGGCTATTTTACCCGATGCTTTAAATTGCGGTTTATTTGGCGTTGTTTGGAGTGTGATTGCTATTGGGATTTCTCCCTATCTAGAACGCTTTTTTGATTTAATTACCCCTATTCGTTTAGCTGAATTATCTAATCCTAATTTACCCCTATTAAAACGACTGGCTACCGAAACACCAGGAACATTTCAACATACGATGTTTGTGGCTTCTCTAGCTGAAACTGCTGCCCGTGAATTAAATTGTAATGTAGAGCTTGTGAGGGCGGGAACTTTGTATCATGATATAGGAAAGATGCACGACCCCCTAAGCTTTATAGAAAATCAAATGGGTGGTGTTAATAAACACGATCGCATCAATGATCCTTGGATCAGTGCCGAAATTATTAAAAAACACGTCAGCGAAGGGTTAGTAATGGCACGTAAATATCGTTTACCCAAAGCAATTCGTGATTTTATTCCCGAACATCAAGGGACTTTATTAATTGCTTATTTTTATCATCAGGCACAACAACAAGCCCAATTAGAAGGTAAAACCGTTTTAGAGTCAGATTTTCGCTATGTCGGCCCCATTCCCCAGTCGCGAGAGTCTGGAATATTAATGTTGGCAGATGGCAGTGAGGCAGCCTTGCGATCGCTCAAAGATGTCACCCATAAACAAGCGATCACTACTATTCAAAAGATTTTTAAATCTCGTTGGCATGATGGTCAATTAAGTGATAGCGGTATAAGCTATGATGAATTACCGATTATTGCCGAGATCTTTGTACGAGTTTGGCAACAGTTTAATCATAAGCGTATTATCTACCCCAAGGCTGCTTTAGAAATTAAACCTAATCCTCGGCAAGATTAA
- the ccs1 gene encoding c-type cytochrome biogenesis protein, translated as MSFNSLLKPKTIARRLIALVANLKLAIILLLAIAVVSISGTVIEQAETLSFYQQNYPESPALYGFLTWKVILAWGLNHVYSTWWYLSLLILFGISLTACTFTRQLPALKAARQWKYYQKPSQFNKLALSAELNQGSIKSLRTLLEQKNYRVWQQDHALYARKGIIGRIGPIIVHLGMIIVLAGGMWGIFTGFFAQEMVASGTSFKIQNIIESGPLSRPQIPDNWQVKVNRFWIDYTNGGDIDQFYSDLSVISDRSGEELKRETIHVNKPLRYDGVTLYQTNWGIAAVQVQLNNSPIFQLPVAKLDTLGAGNIWGTWIPTKPDMSSGVSMLIKDLQGTALIYNQQGELTSAIRIGQDIAIDGIKIKLLDVIGSTGLQIKADPGVPIVYTGFALLMLGVVMSYFSHSQVWALEEDNKFYFGAKTNRAQVSFEREMFEVIENLDNLTTIEDTSPASQSLV; from the coding sequence ATGTCATTTAATTCACTATTAAAGCCTAAGACAATTGCGCGTCGTTTGATAGCCCTAGTCGCCAATTTAAAATTAGCAATTATTCTCCTGCTGGCGATCGCTGTAGTTAGTATTAGCGGTACAGTTATCGAACAGGCGGAAACTCTCAGTTTTTATCAACAAAATTATCCCGAATCCCCTGCCCTCTATGGCTTTTTAACTTGGAAGGTTATCTTAGCCTGGGGTTTGAATCATGTATATAGTACCTGGTGGTATTTATCTTTATTAATTCTCTTTGGTATAAGTTTAACCGCCTGTACTTTCACTCGCCAGCTACCAGCCCTTAAAGCTGCCCGTCAATGGAAATACTATCAAAAACCAAGTCAATTTAATAAACTAGCCCTCAGTGCCGAATTAAATCAAGGTTCAATTAAATCCTTACGTACCTTACTAGAACAAAAAAACTACCGCGTATGGCAACAGGATCATGCTCTTTATGCCCGTAAAGGTATCATAGGTAGAATTGGGCCAATAATTGTACACCTGGGGATGATCATTGTTTTGGCTGGGGGTATGTGGGGAATTTTTACAGGATTTTTCGCCCAAGAAATGGTAGCCAGTGGTACTAGTTTTAAAATTCAAAATATCATCGAATCTGGGCCCTTGTCTCGTCCACAAATTCCAGATAATTGGCAAGTAAAAGTAAATCGTTTTTGGATCGACTATACAAACGGTGGCGATATAGATCAATTCTACTCCGATCTTTCCGTAATCAGCGATCGCTCTGGTGAGGAGTTGAAACGTGAAACCATCCATGTTAACAAACCTCTGCGTTATGACGGCGTTACTTTATATCAAACTAATTGGGGTATTGCTGCTGTTCAAGTTCAGTTAAACAATAGTCCAATTTTTCAATTACCCGTTGCTAAATTAGATACCCTCGGTGCAGGTAATATTTGGGGAACTTGGATTCCCACCAAGCCTGATATGAGTTCTGGCGTTTCTATGCTTATTAAGGATTTGCAGGGTACAGCTTTAATTTACAATCAACAGGGAGAACTAACTAGTGCTATCCGTATCGGTCAGGATATAGCCATAGACGGTATTAAAATTAAATTACTGGATGTTATTGGTAGCACAGGTTTACAAATTAAAGCAGATCCTGGCGTGCCAATTGTTTATACTGGTTTTGCTTTATTAATGTTGGGAGTGGTAATGAGTTATTTTTCCCATTCTCAAGTTTGGGCATTAGAAGAAGATAATAAGTTTTATTTTGGAGCAAAAACTAATCGGGCGCAGGTAAGTTTTGAAAGAGAAATGTTTGAAGTTATTGAGAATTTAGATAACCTTACTACAATTGAAGATACATCCCCAGCTAGTCAATCTTTGGTTTAA
- a CDS encoding cytochrome c biogenesis protein, transmembrane region produces MLEFLQTQFFLLEQFADRVVSTQLTHLSLVSLGVIFLAGLVTSLTPCMLSMLPITVGYIGGYESEGRLQAAAQSSWFALGLATTLALLGIVATSIGKVYGQIGVGLPIVVSLVAIAMGLNLLEILPLRFPSLGATDWISKDLPRGLRSYLLGLTFGLIASPCSTPVLATLLAWVATTGDLIVGGGLLVAYAIGYVTPLVIAGTFTASIKKILELRRWSSWINPISGALLLGFGVFSLLSRLPKI; encoded by the coding sequence ATGCTGGAATTTTTACAAACACAATTTTTTTTATTAGAACAGTTTGCCGATCGCGTGGTTTCAACTCAATTAACCCATCTTAGTTTGGTTAGTTTGGGCGTGATCTTTTTGGCAGGCTTAGTTACTAGTCTGACTCCTTGTATGTTATCCATGTTGCCGATTACAGTTGGTTACATTGGTGGTTATGAATCTGAAGGTAGATTACAAGCTGCTGCTCAATCTAGCTGGTTTGCTTTGGGTTTGGCTACAACTTTGGCTCTTTTGGGTATTGTGGCTACTTCTATTGGTAAGGTATACGGGCAAATTGGGGTGGGTTTGCCTATTGTAGTTAGTTTAGTGGCGATCGCTATGGGTTTAAATCTTTTAGAAATTTTACCTTTGCGTTTTCCCTCCCTTGGTGCAACTGATTGGATTAGTAAGGATTTACCCCGTGGGCTACGTTCTTATTTATTGGGTTTAACTTTTGGGTTGATTGCTTCTCCTTGCAGTACCCCTGTATTAGCTACTTTACTCGCTTGGGTGGCTACCACAGGAGATTTAATAGTTGGCGGTGGTTTATTGGTTGCTTATGCCATTGGATATGTCACCCCGTTAGTAATTGCAGGGACGTTTACAGCCTCAATTAAAAAGATTTTAGAATTACGTCGTTGGTCGAGTTGGATTAATCCGATCAGTGGCGCATTATTATTAGGTTTTGGTGTTTTTTCCCTTCTATCTCGCCTACCTAAAATTTAA
- a CDS encoding small GTP-binding protein, whose protein sequence is MSKNSKQETHFNQARASLQQAISWYSGFRRHGNSPPSQQLQQAVRQDLQSLQTALDKLDSQTIRISTFGLVSCGKSSLINALLGEEVVATGALHGVTQSLTILRWNPLPERGLTVELIDTPGLEEVGGEERAVMAREIAKKSDLILFVVSGDITRTEYQALCDLRSTKKPLMLVFNKVDLYPQQDRQQIYRQLQKLNATYSIVNLDEIITPHEIVMVAAKPQPIQVRIEALDGTVEQIWENPEPDILDLQIAIKKILQQEGKSLLALNALVQARNAQVNIARKTVDLRQAEAEKIINQYARYKAIAVAINPIIVLDLITGLVADLALIRSLSKLYGLPITTYEATNLLRRILASSGGLLLGEIGSSLILGVGKSGAILTNGFESTGALTAYLGTASLQGAIAGYGTYVIGRVAQIYLEQGCTWGEMGSSTLIQEILAQVEPNTIISRLRQDLLQL, encoded by the coding sequence GTGAGTAAGAATTCAAAACAGGAAACCCATTTTAATCAAGCTCGTGCTAGTCTACAACAAGCTATTTCTTGGTATTCTGGTTTTCGTCGTCATGGTAATTCCCCACCCAGCCAACAGTTACAACAAGCTGTCAGGCAAGATTTACAGTCTCTACAAACTGCCCTCGATAAGTTAGATAGCCAAACTATTCGCATTAGCACCTTTGGCTTAGTTAGTTGTGGCAAATCTTCCCTAATTAATGCCCTTTTGGGTGAAGAGGTGGTAGCTACAGGAGCGTTACATGGTGTAACTCAATCGTTAACAATTTTACGTTGGAATCCACTACCAGAGCGAGGACTCACGGTTGAACTTATTGATACACCTGGGTTAGAGGAAGTGGGTGGAGAAGAGCGCGCAGTTATGGCTAGGGAAATCGCCAAAAAATCCGATCTAATTTTATTTGTGGTGTCGGGAGATATTACCCGCACGGAGTATCAAGCTTTATGTGATTTAAGAAGTACTAAAAAGCCTTTGATGTTGGTTTTCAATAAAGTAGATTTATATCCACAACAGGATCGTCAACAAATCTATCGACAGCTACAAAAGTTAAATGCAACCTACAGTATAGTAAACCTCGATGAAATTATTACCCCCCATGAAATCGTCATGGTAGCTGCTAAACCTCAGCCTATTCAAGTGAGGATCGAAGCTTTAGATGGCACTGTTGAGCAAATATGGGAAAATCCTGAACCAGATATCCTAGATTTACAAATTGCCATAAAAAAAATTCTGCAACAAGAAGGAAAATCTTTATTGGCTTTAAATGCTTTGGTACAAGCTAGAAATGCCCAAGTCAATATTGCTCGCAAAACCGTAGATCTACGTCAGGCGGAAGCCGAAAAAATTATTAATCAGTATGCTCGTTATAAAGCGATCGCTGTAGCTATAAATCCAATTATTGTTTTAGATCTAATTACTGGTTTGGTGGCAGATTTAGCCCTAATTCGCTCTCTATCTAAGTTATACGGCTTACCTATTACCACCTATGAAGCGACCAACCTTTTACGGCGTATTTTGGCAAGTTCTGGCGGTCTATTATTGGGGGAAATTGGTAGTAGTTTGATCTTGGGTGTGGGTAAAAGTGGCGCAATTTTGACTAATGGGTTTGAAAGTACAGGGGCATTAACCGCTTATCTTGGTACTGCTAGTTTACAAGGGGCGATCGCAGGCTACGGCACTTATGTTATCGGTAGGGTCGCTCAGATATACTTAGAACAAGGTTGTACCTGGGGCGAAATGGGATCTTCTACCTTAATTCAAGAGATTTTAGCCCAAGTTGAACCAAACACCATTATTTCTCGTTTACGACAAGACCTATTGCAACTGTAA
- a CDS encoding pentapeptide repeat protein: MANAEHLALLKQGAAVWNEWLKQHNKIIPDLTNANLSNLNLSNINLKDANLSQANFSHADLNQANLSNANLEGANFLGANLEGANLKGANLDYVIFSKAIINPKTTIIAAKSLRIYEIINNQTVERNLANLDLSNSNLFRADLNNADLSNAKLVNVNFNGANLSNAYLYKADLTAANLQNADLTNAYFSHANLTKANLSNAACCGTYFKDAELKFANLKHTKLSPKSIIDVKWYSVWEIVNRGAVGKNLSGADLSNANLSGVNFKEANLSNANLSNAILTRSNLDRANLTNSDLIGANICGVDLEQAHVQGIKLKSVISNRDTHLPIGIDSGRSNLMVKEKPITNNSTFRASENTQTLVKREPEIQENQIKVAKNTNLIGILAFLGFLALVIGLGYLFLKSNPDFAVKEQPNPEINIPAK; this comes from the coding sequence ATGGCAAACGCAGAACATTTAGCTTTACTAAAGCAAGGCGCAGCAGTCTGGAATGAATGGTTAAAACAGCACAACAAAATAATTCCTGATCTAACTAACGCTAATCTTAGTAATCTTAATTTAAGTAATATTAATTTAAAAGACGCTAATTTAAGCCAAGCTAATTTTAGCCATGCAGATTTAAATCAAGCCAATTTAAGCAATGCAAATTTAGAAGGGGCAAATTTTTTAGGCGCGAACTTAGAAGGGGCAAATCTTAAGGGGGCGAATCTAGATTATGTAATTTTTAGCAAAGCAATAATTAATCCTAAAACAACTATAATTGCAGCCAAAAGTTTACGTATTTACGAAATAATTAATAATCAAACTGTAGAGCGCAACTTGGCAAATTTAGATCTAAGTAATTCTAATTTATTTCGTGCCGATTTAAATAATGCTGATTTGAGCAATGCTAAATTAGTTAACGTTAATTTCAATGGTGCAAACTTAAGTAATGCCTATTTATATAAAGCGGATTTAACCGCAGCTAATTTGCAAAATGCCGACTTAACCAATGCTTACTTTAGCCATGCCAATCTGACAAAAGCTAATCTAAGTAATGCTGCTTGTTGTGGCACATATTTTAAAGATGCAGAACTTAAATTTGCTAATTTAAAACACACTAAATTAAGTCCTAAAAGTATAATTGATGTCAAATGGTATTCAGTTTGGGAAATTGTCAACCGTGGTGCAGTCGGCAAAAATTTGAGTGGTGCAGATCTGAGTAATGCTAATCTTTCTGGAGTAAATTTTAAAGAAGCCAATCTGAGCAATGCTAACTTAAGTAATGCAATTCTTACCCGTAGTAATTTAGATCGGGCAAACTTAACCAATAGCGATTTAATTGGGGCAAATATTTGTGGTGTAGATTTAGAACAAGCCCATGTTCAAGGTATTAAATTAAAATCAGTTATTAGTAACCGTGATACTCATTTACCTATTGGCATAGATTCTGGTAGAAGCAATTTAATGGTTAAGGAAAAACCAATAACTAACAATTCAACCTTCAGAGCATCTGAAAACACTCAAACCTTAGTTAAACGAGAACCAGAAATCCAGGAGAATCAGATAAAAGTTGCCAAAAATACCAATTTAATAGGTATATTAGCATTTTTAGGGTTTTTAGCTCTGGTTATTGGCTTAGGGTATCTATTTTTAAAAAGTAATCCCGATTTCGCTGTTAAAGAACAACCAAACCCAGAAATAAATATACCTGCAAAATAA
- a CDS encoding glycosyl transferase, WecB/TagA/CpsF family protein, with the protein MISTNSNLSSPPTFPILNLDVHLLSDYQDWLMARLEQNIGTHVVTLNAEMSIMAESNPALYQAIKTADLVIPDGAGIIIYMRLRGIKHQRCPGIELAAGLIEKIAQSDNSASICFFGGTPETASKATQAWQEKYPQLSILSQHGYITGKEESKWQATLKEKQPQVILVGIGVPRQELWIIENRYLCPNAIWIGVGGSFDIWAGTKSRAPEWLRNNNLEWSYRLYQEPWRWRRMLSLPKFFWRSLLVRN; encoded by the coding sequence ATGATATCTACCAATAGTAATTTATCTTCCCCTCCCACCTTTCCAATTTTAAATCTTGATGTTCATTTGCTAAGTGATTATCAAGATTGGCTTATGGCTAGATTAGAGCAAAATATTGGTACTCATGTAGTAACTTTAAATGCTGAGATGAGTATTATGGCAGAGTCTAATCCCGCTCTTTATCAAGCCATCAAGACAGCAGATTTAGTTATTCCCGATGGGGCAGGTATCATTATTTATATGCGTCTACGGGGTATAAAACATCAACGTTGTCCTGGTATTGAACTTGCTGCTGGACTAATTGAAAAAATCGCTCAATCTGATAATTCTGCTTCTATTTGCTTTTTTGGTGGTACTCCCGAAACAGCTAGTAAAGCAACCCAAGCCTGGCAAGAAAAATATCCTCAATTGTCAATTTTAAGTCAACATGGATATATAACTGGGAAGGAAGAATCTAAATGGCAAGCAACCCTAAAGGAAAAGCAACCTCAAGTTATTTTGGTAGGTATTGGAGTACCGCGACAAGAACTTTGGATTATCGAAAATCGATACTTGTGTCCTAATGCTATATGGATTGGAGTAGGTGGGAGTTTTGATATTTGGGCGGGAACTAAATCTCGCGCCCCAGAGTGGTTAAGAAATAATAATTTAGAATGGTCTTATCGTCTTTATCAAGAGCCTTGGCGTTGGCGTAGAATGTTATCTCTGCCTAAGTTTTTTTGGCGTTCTTTATTGGTGAGGAATTGA